Sequence from the Sphingomicrobium clamense genome:
GCGAAGCGTATGGGCGAAAAGTCGGCCGATCTGGTCAAGAGCCTGTTCAACATGGGCATGATGGTCACCATCAACCAGAACGTCGATCAGGACACGGCCGAGCTGCTGGTCAACGAGTTCGGGCACACCGTCCAGCGCGTGAGCGAGAGCGACGTCGACATCGACACCTCCGAGGACGTCGATGCCGAAGACACGCTCAAGCCGCGTCCGCCGGTGGTCACCATCATGGGACATGTCGACCACGGGAAGACCTCATTGCTCGACGCCATTCGCGGCGCCGACGTCGCGGGTCACGAAGCCGGTGGCATCACCCAGCATATCGGCGCCTACCAGGTCACGCCCAAGGGCGGCGATCCGATCACCTTCCTCGACACGCCGGGCCACGAGGCCTTCACCGAAATGCGTGCGCGCGGGGCCAACATCACCGACGTCGCGATCCTCGTGGTCGCCGCCGACGATGGCCTAAAGCCGCAGACGGTCGAGGCGATCAACCATATCAAGGCCGCCGAAGTGCCGATGATCGTGGCGATCAACAAGATCGACAAGGACGGCGCCAATGCGCAGAAGGTGCGCGAGGAGCTGCTCCAGCACGAGATCATCGTCGAGGCGATGAGCGGTGAAGTGCAGGACGTCGAAGTCTCGGCGCTCAAGAAGACCGGTATCGACAAGCTGCTGGAAGCGATCAACCTACAGGCCGAACTGCTCGAACTGAAAGCCAACCCCGACCGCAACGCCGACGCTACCGTCGTCGAAGCCAAGCTCGACAAGGGTCGCGGCCCGGTCGCGACCGTGCTGGTACAGCGCGGCACGCTCAAGGTCGGCGACACGTTCGTTGCGGGTCCCGCGGCCGGTAAGGTCCGCGCGCTCGTCGACGATCATGGCAAACGCGTCAAGGAGGCCGGTCCGGCCTTCCCCGTCGAAGTGCTAGGCCTGTCGAGCCTGCCGAGCGCGGGCGACCCGTTCACGGTGGTCGAGAACGACCAGCGTGCGCGCGAAGTCGCCGACTATCGCCAGCGCAAGCTGGACGAGAAGCGCACGACCAGCGCGCCGATGAGCCTCGATGCGATGTTCGCCAAGAAGGGGTCGGAAACGATCAGCTTCCCGATCATCGTCAAGGCCGACGTGCAGGGCACCGCCGAAGCGATCGTCAACGCGCTCCACAAGATCTCGACCGAAGAGATCGAGGTTCGCGTGCTTCATTCGGGCGTCGGTGCGATCACCGAAAGCGACGTGACGCTCGCCGCCTCGACCGGTGCGCCGATCATCGGCTTCAACGTGCGTCCCAACGCAAAAGCCCGCGAAGTCGCCAAGCGCGACCAGGTCGAGTTCCGCTATTACGACGTCATCTATCACCTCACCGACTGGGTGAAGGAAGCGATGGCGGGCGAGCTTGGTCCGGAAATCGTCGAACATGTCCGCGGCCGCGCCGAGGTTAAGCAGGTGTTCAAGTCGGGCAAGAAGGACAAGGCCGCCGGCCTCCTCGTGGTCGACGGGGTCATCCAGAAGGGCTTCCACGCCCGCCTCACCCGCGACGACGTCATCGTCTCGAAGACGACCATCGCCTCGCTCCGCCGCTTCAAGGACGACGTCAAGGAAGTCGAAGCCGGCACCGAGTGCGGCGTGGTCCTGGAGGACACCAACGACATCGAACCGGGCGATATGCTCGAAGTGTTCGAAATCGAGGAAAAGGATCGCGTGCTCTAACGAGCCGCGGTCCCCTCGCCGTCCATGGTCCAGAAACGCGCCACCTCCACCGAGCCCTCCGTCCGCATGCTGCGGATGGGCGAGCAGGTGCGTCATGCGCTCGCCGAAGTGCTGATGCGCGGCGACGTGCATGACCCGGCGCTGGAAGGCGCGACCATTTCGGTCACCGAGGTGCGCATGAGCCCCGACCTGCGCCACGCGATGGTGTTCGTCAAACCGCTCTTGGGCGGCGATGAAGAGGCGGTCCTGACCGCGCTCAAGAAGAATG
This genomic interval carries:
- the rbfA gene encoding 30S ribosome-binding factor RbfA; this translates as MVQKRATSTEPSVRMLRMGEQVRHALAEVLMRGDVHDPALEGATISVTEVRMSPDLRHAMVFVKPLLGGDEEAVLTALKKNVRYLRGEVSRRVNQKYACDLKFKIDESFDEGSHIDSLLRTAHVARDLGAQDEGDGPDPGSAPETD
- the infB gene encoding translation initiation factor IF-2 — its product is MSDDKKKLGTRAPLGIKRTVEAGKVKQSFSHGRSNTVVVEVKKRRILKPGDAAPEPKEEAKKPEETKAAPEKKAPEPKKAAPRKKTEAEEIAERKAMQEKLVREAEEARMAALEESRRRDDQAKDRKSKEEAERAEANRKAEEEAAKKAEEDAKKAAEDAQKQAAAEADAQREEPHGHRKAAPAKKADSKKGHDKGRPAPDRRSGKLTVNRALRGGDGGRARSLAALKRKREKEKRAQSHSGPREKQYRDVVVPESITVAELAKRMGEKSADLVKSLFNMGMMVTINQNVDQDTAELLVNEFGHTVQRVSESDVDIDTSEDVDAEDTLKPRPPVVTIMGHVDHGKTSLLDAIRGADVAGHEAGGITQHIGAYQVTPKGGDPITFLDTPGHEAFTEMRARGANITDVAILVVAADDGLKPQTVEAINHIKAAEVPMIVAINKIDKDGANAQKVREELLQHEIIVEAMSGEVQDVEVSALKKTGIDKLLEAINLQAELLELKANPDRNADATVVEAKLDKGRGPVATVLVQRGTLKVGDTFVAGPAAGKVRALVDDHGKRVKEAGPAFPVEVLGLSSLPSAGDPFTVVENDQRAREVADYRQRKLDEKRTTSAPMSLDAMFAKKGSETISFPIIVKADVQGTAEAIVNALHKISTEEIEVRVLHSGVGAITESDVTLAASTGAPIIGFNVRPNAKAREVAKRDQVEFRYYDVIYHLTDWVKEAMAGELGPEIVEHVRGRAEVKQVFKSGKKDKAAGLLVVDGVIQKGFHARLTRDDVIVSKTTIASLRRFKDDVKEVEAGTECGVVLEDTNDIEPGDMLEVFEIEEKDRVL